From one Triticum urartu cultivar G1812 chromosome 3, Tu2.1, whole genome shotgun sequence genomic stretch:
- the LOC125548957 gene encoding peroxidase 2-like, protein MAASSCFPLAARCSLLLTAALVLALSHGTDGHAGAGVGLSSSFYDDSCPSVHDIVRRVIQNARIADGRIPASLIRLHFHDCFVQGCDGSLLLDNDLPATMTEKEVPANNRSARGFDVVDSIKHALENACPGVVSCADILALASEISVELAGGPHWSVPLGRRDGTTTNVESANNLPSPFDSLQTLQEKFRNLGLDDTDLVALQGAHTFGRAQCQFTQQNCSAGQDGETLVNLDTVTPDVFDNKYYDNLLHGRAPLPSDQVMLSDPVAATTTAPIVHRFSGSQKDFFKNFAASMVKMGNISPLTGRVGEIRNNCRRVNKKPY, encoded by the coding sequence ATGGCCGCTTCCTCTTGCTTCCCGTTAGCTGCTCGCTGCAGCCTCTTGCTCACGGCAGCGCTGGTCCTAGCACTGAGCCATGGAACCGATGGTCATGCCGGTGCCGGTGTCGGCTTGAGCTCATCCTTCTATGACGACTCGTGCCCCAGTGTGCATGACATTGTCCGGCGCGTCATCCAGAATGCACGCATCGCTGACGGACGCATCCCAGCCAGCCTCATCCGCCTCCACTTCCATGACTGCTTTGTTCAGGGCTGTGACGGCTCACTTTTGCTGGACAACGACCTCCCGGCGACCATGACTGAGAAGGAGGTCCCTGCCAACAACAGGTCAGCACGCGGGTTTGATGTAGTTGACAGCATCAAGCATGCGCTGGAGAATGCGTGCCCCGGCGTCGTGTCTTGTGCCGACATTCTCGCCCTCGCCTCCGAGATCTCAGTTGAGCTGGCTGGAGGGCCTCACTGGAGTGTGCCATTGGGCCGCCGTGATGGCACGACCACCAATGTTGAGAGCGCCAACAATTTACCAAGCCCCTTCGACTCTCTGCAGACACTCCAGGAGAAGTTCAGAAACTTGGGCCTCGATGACACTGACCTTGTCGCCCTCCAAGGAGCGCACACCTTTGGGCGGGCACAATGCCAATTCACACAGCAGAATTGCAGTGCCGGGCAGGACGGGGAGACGCTGGTGAACCTCGACACAGTTACCCCTGACGTCTTCGACAACAAGTACTATGACAACCTCTTGCACGGCCGCGCCCCTCTCCCTTCAGACCAGGTAATGTTGTCTGACCCTGTCGCCGCCACGACCACCGCGCCGATCGTTCACAGGTTCTCCGGTAGCCAGAAGGACTTCTTCAAGAATTTCGCAGCCTCGATGGTCAAAATGGGGAACATAAGCCCGCTGACTGGAAGGGTTGGGGAGATTAGGAACAACTGTCGGAGGGTGAACAAAAAACCCTATTGA